The Pyxidicoccus sp. MSG2 DNA segment CTACCGTTATGACCGGCCATCGGGAACACTGGAGCTTGTCAGCCGCGACGAAGCCCGGTCCCTGCTGCGCGCGGGATGTGGCGAAGAGCTGAAGGGTACCCTCGTCCCGGACGTCGTCATCCACTCTGGAGATCCGCTTGAGGCCCAGGCCGTTTATGACTTCAAGTTCCCCTGCGTGAATAGTGACAAGCTGCCTCGTTCAAGGCAGTACCCTCCAGGTCACCCCCATGAAGGTCTCACTCAGGAGGAAATCTACGAAAAGGCGCTGAACACGGTGGTCAGGCGCATCGTTCCCAGAGTGGGAGTCATTCCATGAGCGAGCACTATCCGAGGATCCGCGTCATGGCGGAGAACGGCTACACGCTGGCCCGCGACGCAGTGCATATCTGCTTCTACATGCATCGGCATCTCCCCGAAATCGCTTCGAGCCTGCTCCGTGCACTGGAGATTTTCGTGCAATCGGTAGGCACCAATGCCCTTGGCCTCTATGCCGATTTCGAAGGTGAATGGCAGGAACTCGATGAGGCGGGGTGGGAGCTCATCAGGAACCGCTGCGCGAAGGCAGGGTTGCCATCGTTCAACTGAGTGATGCATCGAAAGAGAACCGCTACGCCTTCGAACACTTCGGTAAACCGTCGGAAGCCCCGGCGGTCAAGCAGTGCCCTGATGCCACGTGCGCGGCGTACTTCCGGCTCCCCACCGAACTCCTGGAGGAGCGAGGCCCAGAGTGGGTACGTGCCCTTGCGTTGCGACTCGCGGATGCGCTGCCCTTTTCCTCCGGCCATGCAGGACTAACGGTGGCTGGGGAGCTCAACCTCGTAGGTGTACCTGACAGGGTGACCCCATACTGCTTCCGTTACCCTGGCCTCGACATCCTCCCGCTGGGGCATGTGTCCTGGGAAATCGGCACGCGGGTCCGCGGCCCCGCGTGGCTCACCTTCGTCGGGCAACCCGCGCTGAACGGTCTCGGAGGCATCGCCGCGCTGAGGAGCCAGCTCCACGCTCCCGGCACCACCGTCGAGCCCCTGACCAACGACAGTGCCGTCATCACGCTCGGCACGTGGCCGGAGGCCGGTGACACCGAGCAGGGCCAGACGCTCCCTGCCTACCGTGAGCTGGCTCGCGTCCTGGAGCCCTGGCTCTTCCGCGAGGAACATCACTACGCCATGCACCTGAACTTCACCCCCGAGGACCTGCTCCGCTGGGAGCGCCGGTTCCTCGACTGAAGCGCCCTACCCCTTCCGCTCGGGCAGCCCCAGGGCCGCGCGGAGCTCCGCGGTGCTGCGTCCCGCCTGATGGCGGCGGTGGTTGTCCGCCGTGGTGAAGCTCCGCGTCTCCATCCGGTCGATGTAGAGCGTGCCATCCAGGTGGTCCAGCTCGTGCTGGAGGATGCGCGCATACCAGCCCTTCGCGCTCACCGTCACCGGCTGGCCATGCTCGTTCAGCGCCTCCACGCGCACGCCTCGCGCCCTCGCCACCAGGGCCGCGAAGCCGCTCACGCTCAGGCAGCCCTCGTGGAACTCCGCGGGCGTCGGGTCCTCCACCACGAGCTTCGGATTGATGAGCACATGGAACGCCACCGGTGCCCGCTCGCGCGACGCCAGGTCCGCGGGGGACACGCCGGCCTGGTACTCGGCCCGGTCCTCCACCACCACCAGCCGCAGGCCCACGCCCACCTGCGGCGCCGCGAGCCCCACGCCGGGAGCGTCCCGCATCGTGTCCCGCATCAGCCCGATGAGGCGCTGCACCTCGGGACTGGCAATCTCCTCCGGAGTCAAATCCCGCGCCTTCTGCCGCAGCACCGGCTCCCCTGCCTGGACGATCTTGAGCACCATGCGTCCACGCTACAGGGCCACCCGCCCTGCCCGCTACGCTCCCGCGGCGCTCCGTCGCTCCACCCACGCCCGCGCCAGCGCGGTGTCCACTCCGAAGCGTTCCAGGCCCGGGAAGACCACGTCGTGCAACGCCTTCACGAAGGTCTCCCGCTTGCGCGCATGCGGCAACACCCCGTGCTTCAGCAACGCGAGGCTCTCCTCCTCCGGGCTCCCCGGTGCGAAGAGGCGCGGCGACGCACTGCCCTCCAACATCGCCGGCACATGGGCCGACAGGAAGCCCACCGGCCCCCGCTCGTGCTCATGTGACAGCCACGCCCAGCCCAGTCGGCTGTGCGCCACCTCGTCCCGGAGGATGTCGCGCAGCACCGAGCGCACCCGGGGCGGCCCGTCCGGCACGAGCAGGGTCGTCAGCACCGCGGTGCTCTCCGTCTCGGTGATGCAGCAGGCGGCGACCACCTCGTAGAGCACCTGCTCGCGCAGCGGCAGCGCGGGCGGCGCCACCTCCTCCACGGCCTGCGGCGCGGGAGGCATCTCCACCTGGCCATAGTCCCGCGCGAGCCGCTCGCACATGCCCGCGTGGCGTCGCTCGTCCTCCGCCGCGCGACGGGCGAGCGAGACAAGCGGCTCGGGCGCACCGAGCCGCGCGAGCCGCTCCGTCAGCCGGGCGAAGCGCAGCTCCGCGTCCAGCTCCACCTGCCTGCGGAACGTCCACGCCTCCGCGACGAGCCGCCGCACCAGGTCCGGCAGCAGGTCCGGCTTCGTGTCGCTCACCTTCCGGAAGTCCATCGCGGCCCCGATTCATCCCGGGCGGGATTCGCCCATGCACGGTGAGAAGCTCCGGGCACGATACTCCAGATGCCGGCACCCTCGTTTCCCACGGCCGTGATTCCCATCCGTCCCCGGTCGTAGGTCGCGAGGCGGAGGGCCCTCCCTCGAGAGGACGAGGTTCCCGCTCCGACCGGCGGCCGAGGTCTTCCCTTCACGTCGGTGGCACTCTCGGGCGCGTGGCGAAGCGTCCGACAATGCACGCACACCTCTCGGGGAAGTGGCGGGGACTCCACGCAATGTCGCGGCGCATCCGCCGTAGCCTCCGTGGAAGACGCCCCACGGGTATGTTCGCAAGCAGCGCAGGGCCGGCGCGAAGTCCCAGGACACATGGGGCCGAGGCGATGCTCCAGGGAGCGTGGGAGTAGCAATGCGGCGCTTTCGACGCTTCGGGTGGGCCGCCCTGGCCTCGCTCGCCATCCACCTGGCGCTCCTCGCCCTTCTCTGGAAGGTGGAGCCCCCGGCGGCGCTGGCCACACGGCCATCCGCCCAGGCCCCGCTCGTCGTGGAGATCGTCACCCGCCCGAAGGCCGCGCCACCCGCGAAGCCCACGCCCGCACCCGAAGAGCCGCCCACGAAGCCACCGCCGCGACGCCGCGAGCCCCCTGCCCCCAAGCCACCGC contains these protein-coding regions:
- a CDS encoding type VI immunity family protein, producing MGAHQEPLREGRVAIVQLSDASKENRYAFEHFGKPSEAPAVKQCPDATCAAYFRLPTELLEERGPEWVRALALRLADALPFSSGHAGLTVAGELNLVGVPDRVTPYCFRYPGLDILPLGHVSWEIGTRVRGPAWLTFVGQPALNGLGGIAALRSQLHAPGTTVEPLTNDSAVITLGTWPEAGDTEQGQTLPAYRELARVLEPWLFREEHHYAMHLNFTPEDLLRWERRFLD
- the def gene encoding peptide deformylase, which gives rise to MVLKIVQAGEPVLRQKARDLTPEEIASPEVQRLIGLMRDTMRDAPGVGLAAPQVGVGLRLVVVEDRAEYQAGVSPADLASRERAPVAFHVLINPKLVVEDPTPAEFHEGCLSVSGFAALVARARGVRVEALNEHGQPVTVSAKGWYARILQHELDHLDGTLYIDRMETRSFTTADNHRRHQAGRSTAELRAALGLPERKG
- a CDS encoding ferritin-like domain-containing protein, coding for MDFRKVSDTKPDLLPDLVRRLVAEAWTFRRQVELDAELRFARLTERLARLGAPEPLVSLARRAAEDERRHAGMCERLARDYGQVEMPPAPQAVEEVAPPALPLREQVLYEVVAACCITETESTAVLTTLLVPDGPPRVRSVLRDILRDEVAHSRLGWAWLSHEHERGPVGFLSAHVPAMLEGSASPRLFAPGSPEEESLALLKHGVLPHARKRETFVKALHDVVFPGLERFGVDTALARAWVERRSAAGA